The following are from one region of the Actinoplanes sp. L3-i22 genome:
- a CDS encoding bifunctional diguanylate cyclase/phosphodiesterase, giving the protein MRRSAAWWILGGLLLVQAVIVTLNDTGAVALADGVLAGVVANLAYPLPGVLVAVRVARTPGPDRMAWGFLAAGMLSYAAGNLYWYFRIRQLDPEPLVTAADALWLMFYPCFATALVLLLRRRLTRLGVAAWLDGVIAAGAVSALVSIPILATVEPSPQATLTGVVVNAAYPVSDIVVAGCLLGAWALCGWRADRTLVLLIAGMGLFATGDAFSMVLIWQGTDPWPAMLELTWTIGLALLALAAGLPARERPVAGDVPSVWVSTAVPSGLALLCLALLVYESISDHTVPDVSSFLAGIAVAAALLRMILSVRSAEALGTARRQARTDDLTGLANRRRFVEVLDRSLPAVCPLAVAFVDLDRFKEVNDSFGHDVGDSLLRMVGERLRAALPDDVLLARLGGDEFGMIMPGRDAGGAGAVVEGILRTLREPFALPEVDLHVDASVGVAVCPDDGADRPTLLRRADVAMYAAKNGHEGLTFATGLDDQARARLTMLEELRTGLGRGELVLHYQPKVAVAPGHQVAGVEALVRWQHPERGLIYPDMFLYTAESADLMRHITAAVLDLACRQSRAWRDEGLAVSIAVNLSVSDLRDPTFPAQVEELLARYGLPPHALELEVTESVLMTDADHALAQLGRLRAMGHKLAVDDYGTGYSSLSYLQLLPVDDLKLDRAFVSRCTTDPRSAAIVHSTVQLAHSLGMRIIAEGVEDAATLAKLHEYGCDLAQGYGIARPHDATITTAWLRSQQIAAVAA; this is encoded by the coding sequence ATGCGACGGTCGGCGGCGTGGTGGATCCTGGGCGGGCTGCTGCTTGTCCAGGCGGTCATCGTCACGCTCAACGACACCGGGGCGGTCGCGCTCGCTGACGGGGTGCTGGCCGGCGTGGTCGCGAACCTGGCCTATCCGCTGCCCGGGGTGCTGGTCGCGGTCCGGGTCGCCCGCACGCCCGGCCCGGACCGGATGGCCTGGGGTTTCCTTGCCGCGGGGATGCTGTCCTACGCCGCCGGCAACCTCTACTGGTACTTCCGGATCCGTCAGCTCGACCCGGAACCGCTGGTCACCGCGGCCGACGCGCTGTGGCTGATGTTCTACCCGTGCTTCGCGACCGCGCTCGTGCTGCTGCTGCGCCGGCGGCTGACCCGGCTCGGCGTGGCGGCCTGGCTGGACGGGGTGATCGCGGCCGGTGCGGTGTCGGCGCTGGTCTCGATCCCGATCCTGGCCACCGTCGAGCCGTCGCCGCAGGCCACCCTGACCGGCGTGGTGGTCAACGCGGCGTATCCGGTCTCCGACATCGTGGTGGCCGGCTGCCTGCTCGGCGCGTGGGCGCTGTGCGGGTGGCGCGCCGACCGGACGCTGGTGCTGCTGATCGCCGGGATGGGGCTGTTCGCGACCGGGGACGCGTTCAGCATGGTGCTGATCTGGCAGGGCACCGACCCGTGGCCGGCCATGCTCGAACTGACCTGGACCATCGGGCTGGCCCTGCTCGCGCTCGCCGCTGGGCTGCCGGCCCGGGAACGCCCGGTCGCCGGCGACGTCCCCAGCGTGTGGGTGAGCACCGCGGTGCCGTCCGGGCTGGCCCTGCTCTGCCTGGCGCTGCTCGTCTACGAGTCGATCAGCGACCACACCGTCCCCGACGTCAGCAGCTTCCTCGCCGGGATCGCGGTCGCCGCCGCCCTGCTGCGCATGATCCTCAGCGTGCGCAGCGCGGAGGCGCTCGGCACGGCCCGCCGCCAGGCCCGCACCGACGACCTGACCGGGCTGGCCAACCGGCGCCGGTTCGTCGAGGTGCTGGACCGGTCGCTGCCGGCCGTCTGCCCGCTCGCCGTCGCGTTCGTCGACCTGGACCGGTTCAAGGAGGTCAACGACAGCTTCGGGCACGACGTCGGGGACAGCCTGCTGCGGATGGTCGGCGAGCGGCTGCGCGCGGCGCTGCCCGACGACGTGCTGCTGGCCCGGCTCGGCGGCGACGAATTCGGGATGATCATGCCGGGGCGGGATGCGGGCGGGGCGGGTGCGGTTGTCGAGGGGATCCTCCGTACGCTCAGGGAGCCTTTTGCCTTGCCCGAAGTTGATCTGCATGTCGACGCGAGCGTCGGCGTCGCGGTCTGCCCCGACGACGGCGCCGACCGGCCCACCCTGCTGCGCCGGGCGGACGTCGCGATGTACGCGGCCAAGAACGGTCACGAGGGCCTGACGTTCGCGACCGGCCTGGACGACCAGGCGCGGGCCCGGCTGACCATGCTCGAGGAGTTGCGCACCGGTCTCGGGCGCGGCGAGCTGGTGCTGCACTACCAGCCGAAGGTCGCGGTGGCGCCGGGGCACCAGGTCGCCGGGGTGGAAGCCCTGGTCCGGTGGCAGCACCCGGAGCGCGGGCTGATCTATCCGGACATGTTCCTGTACACGGCGGAGAGCGCGGACCTGATGCGGCACATCACCGCCGCGGTGCTGGACCTGGCCTGCCGGCAGAGCCGGGCCTGGCGCGACGAGGGCCTGGCGGTGTCGATAGCGGTCAACCTCTCGGTGTCGGACCTGCGGGATCCGACCTTCCCAGCGCAGGTCGAGGAGCTCCTGGCGAGGTACGGGCTGCCGCCGCACGCGCTCGAGCTGGAGGTCACCGAGAGCGTCCTGATGACCGATGCTGATCACGCGCTGGCGCAGCTCGGCCGGCTCCGCGCGATGGGCCACAAACTCGCCGTCGACGACTACGGCACCGGCTACTCGAGCCTCAGCTACCTGCAGCTGCTCCCGGTCGACGACCTGAAACTCGACCGCGCGTTCGTGTCCCGCTGCACCACCGACCCGCGCAGCGCCGCGATCGTGCACAGCACCGTCCAACTCGCGCACAGCCTCGGCATGCGGATCATCGCGGAGGGTGTCGAGGACGCGGCCACCCTGGCCAAACTGCACGAGTACGGCTGCGACCTGGCCCAGGGCTACGGCATCGCCCGCCCGCACGACGCCACGATCACCACGGCGTGGCTGCGCTCCCAGCAGATCGCCGCCGTCGCCGCCTGA
- a CDS encoding substrate-binding domain-containing protein, with the protein MSPINRRRILLGGAAAGAGLALTACTSNDSGAPAQVNVGDRNGNAAPGQKVVIGFSAPAADHGWIAAITDNAKAQAQAYSDVELRPVEAGADAAAQRAALSTLIAQKPNVIVMLPHDGKELNATGLEAMKAGIAVVNLDRAFPSAAAYRLQIKGDNYGMGLAAGQYVGQQLKAKGVSSPIIGEIPGIDSLELTQERTKGFNDALAAFGFKVANRRPAEFTADSGQAAATALLQALPKMDALWNHDDDQGIGVLAAIKQANRNEFFMVGGAGSKSAIDAIAKDDSVLKATVTYSPSMASSAISLARLIGQGKGMSDLVELQVPKEITLASETITKENASKYAKLGF; encoded by the coding sequence ATGTCTCCGATAAACCGTAGGCGGATCCTTCTCGGCGGCGCGGCAGCCGGCGCCGGCCTGGCGCTCACCGCCTGCACCAGCAACGACTCCGGCGCACCCGCGCAGGTGAATGTCGGCGACCGCAACGGGAACGCCGCACCCGGTCAGAAAGTGGTCATCGGGTTCTCCGCCCCGGCCGCCGACCACGGCTGGATCGCCGCCATCACCGACAACGCCAAGGCGCAGGCCCAGGCGTACTCCGACGTGGAGCTGCGCCCGGTCGAGGCCGGCGCGGACGCGGCGGCGCAGCGGGCCGCCCTGTCCACCCTGATCGCCCAGAAACCGAACGTGATCGTCATGCTCCCGCACGACGGCAAGGAGTTGAACGCCACCGGGCTGGAGGCGATGAAGGCCGGCATCGCGGTGGTCAACCTGGACCGGGCGTTCCCGTCCGCGGCCGCGTACCGGTTGCAGATCAAGGGCGACAACTACGGCATGGGCCTGGCCGCCGGGCAGTACGTCGGCCAGCAGCTCAAGGCCAAGGGCGTGAGCAGCCCGATCATCGGCGAGATCCCCGGCATCGACTCCCTGGAGCTCACCCAGGAGCGCACCAAGGGCTTCAACGACGCGCTCGCCGCGTTCGGCTTCAAGGTCGCCAACCGGCGCCCGGCCGAGTTCACCGCGGACTCCGGCCAGGCCGCGGCGACCGCGCTGCTGCAGGCGCTGCCGAAGATGGACGCGCTCTGGAACCACGACGACGACCAGGGCATCGGGGTGCTCGCCGCGATCAAGCAGGCGAACCGCAACGAGTTCTTCATGGTCGGCGGCGCCGGCTCGAAGTCGGCGATCGACGCGATCGCCAAGGACGACTCGGTGCTCAAGGCGACGGTCACCTACAGCCCGTCGATGGCGTCGTCGGCGATCAGCCTGGCCCGGCTGATCGGCCAGGGCAAGGGCATGTCCGACCTGGTCGAGCTCCAGGTGCCGAAAGAGATCACGCTCGCGTCCGAAACGATCACCAAGGAAAACGCTTCGAAGTACGCGAAGCTCGGCTTCTAG
- a CDS encoding ABC transporter permease, producing the protein MIAETALPKPPQRWDEGLVRNLGLVGVLIILVLIGIITKPELYSDPAWVRNNFLIILQQASGIGVVTVGMTFVIIGGGIDLSVGAIIALAGVWATTVATQSYGAGGMVFTALVVGLAVGLVNGVLIAYGKLVSFIATLAMLVAARGLAAQISGKQTQVSTNDTINSIATTKLLGIPLLVWILGLVVAAGWVLLNRTTFGRRTVAVGGNPEAARLAGINVKRHTVLLFMLSGLCCGIAAIMLTSQATSAQAAMANLYELDAIAAAIIGGTLLSGGRGTIIGALFGVLVFSTITNLFAINNLATEVQNMVKGGIIVAAVLLQQFRFRSLTNLLRRRDVSDKP; encoded by the coding sequence ATGATCGCCGAGACGGCGCTTCCGAAGCCACCACAGCGGTGGGACGAGGGGCTGGTCCGCAACCTGGGCCTGGTCGGGGTGCTGATCATCCTGGTGCTCATCGGGATCATCACCAAGCCCGAGCTCTACTCCGACCCGGCCTGGGTCCGGAACAACTTTCTGATCATCCTGCAGCAGGCGTCCGGGATCGGCGTGGTCACGGTCGGCATGACCTTCGTGATCATCGGGGGTGGGATCGACCTGTCGGTCGGGGCGATCATCGCGCTCGCCGGGGTCTGGGCGACGACGGTCGCCACGCAGAGCTACGGCGCGGGCGGGATGGTCTTCACCGCACTCGTGGTCGGGCTCGCGGTCGGGCTGGTCAATGGCGTGCTCATCGCGTACGGAAAATTGGTCTCGTTCATCGCGACCCTCGCGATGCTGGTCGCGGCGCGCGGCCTGGCCGCGCAGATCTCCGGCAAGCAGACGCAGGTCTCCACGAACGACACGATCAACAGCATCGCCACCACCAAGCTGCTCGGCATCCCGCTGCTGGTGTGGATCCTGGGGCTGGTCGTCGCGGCCGGCTGGGTGCTGCTGAACCGGACCACGTTCGGCCGGCGCACGGTCGCGGTCGGCGGCAACCCGGAGGCGGCCCGGCTCGCCGGGATCAACGTCAAACGGCACACCGTGCTGCTGTTCATGCTCTCCGGGCTGTGCTGCGGCATCGCCGCGATCATGCTCACCTCGCAGGCGACCAGCGCCCAGGCCGCGATGGCCAACCTCTACGAGCTCGACGCGATCGCCGCGGCGATCATCGGCGGCACGCTGCTCTCCGGCGGCCGCGGCACCATCATCGGCGCCCTCTTCGGGGTGCTGGTGTTCTCCACCATCACCAACCTGTTCGCCATCAACAACCTCGCCACCGAGGTTCAGAACATGGTCAAGGGCGGCATCATCGTGGCCGCCGTGCTCCTTCAGCAGTTCCGTTTCCGCTCCCTCACCAACCTCCTCAGGAGGAGAGATGTCTCCGATAAACCGTAG
- a CDS encoding Gfo/Idh/MocA family protein has translation MSEPLRVGMVGYAFMGAAHSQAWRSVNHVYDLPMPVRMQAVSGRSASAVAAAADRLGWADSTDDWRTLIGRDDIDLIDICAPGDVHAEIAIAALAAGKHVLCEKPLANSVAEARKMVTAAAAARDSGVRAMCGFNYRRVPAVALMRQMIAAGRLGTIRHVRASYLQDWIVDPEFPLVWRLRREVAGSGALGDIGAHIVDLTQFVTGLSISSVCALTETFVKSRPLPTESAGLSAAASSPEHGEVTVDDAVLFLARLGDGVVGTYEATRFATGRKNGLHVEINGSLGTLVFDFERMNELQFYSLDQPVEEQGFTRILVTEPTHPYMAAWWPPGHLIGYEHTFTHQAHDLVQAIAAGTDPTPSFADALQVQLVLDAVARSAETSSWAVVETFQEYS, from the coding sequence ATGTCGGAACCGCTGCGGGTCGGCATGGTCGGCTACGCGTTCATGGGCGCCGCGCACTCGCAGGCGTGGCGCTCGGTCAACCACGTCTACGACCTGCCCATGCCGGTCCGGATGCAGGCGGTCAGCGGCCGGTCCGCGTCGGCGGTCGCCGCCGCCGCGGACCGGCTCGGCTGGGCCGATTCCACCGACGACTGGCGCACGCTGATCGGCCGCGACGACATCGATCTGATCGACATCTGCGCGCCGGGCGACGTGCACGCCGAGATCGCGATCGCGGCGCTGGCCGCCGGCAAGCACGTGCTCTGCGAGAAACCCCTGGCCAATTCGGTGGCCGAGGCCCGCAAGATGGTCACGGCCGCGGCCGCCGCAAGAGATTCCGGCGTACGGGCGATGTGCGGCTTCAACTACCGTCGCGTCCCCGCGGTCGCGCTGATGCGGCAGATGATCGCGGCCGGCCGGCTCGGCACGATCCGGCACGTCCGCGCGTCGTACCTCCAGGACTGGATCGTGGATCCGGAGTTCCCGCTGGTCTGGCGGCTGCGCCGGGAGGTGGCCGGCTCCGGGGCGCTGGGCGACATCGGCGCGCACATCGTCGACCTGACCCAGTTCGTGACCGGCTTGTCGATCTCCTCGGTGTGCGCGCTGACCGAGACGTTCGTCAAGTCCCGCCCGCTGCCCACCGAGTCCGCCGGGCTGTCCGCGGCCGCGTCCTCCCCGGAGCACGGCGAGGTCACCGTCGACGACGCCGTGCTGTTCCTGGCCCGGCTGGGCGACGGGGTGGTCGGCACCTACGAGGCGACCCGGTTCGCCACCGGCCGCAAGAACGGCCTGCACGTGGAGATCAACGGCTCGCTGGGGACGCTGGTCTTCGACTTCGAGCGGATGAACGAGCTGCAGTTCTACTCGCTCGATCAGCCGGTGGAGGAGCAGGGCTTCACCCGGATCCTGGTGACCGAGCCGACCCATCCGTACATGGCGGCGTGGTGGCCGCCGGGGCACCTGATCGGCTACGAGCACACGTTCACCCACCAGGCGCACGACCTGGTCCAGGCGATCGCCGCCGGCACCGACCCGACGCCGTCGTTCGCCGACGCCCTCCAGGTCCAGCTGGTCCTCGACGCGGTCGCGCGCTCCGCGGAGACCTCGTCGTGGGCCGTCGTTGAAACCTTCCAGGAGTATTCATGA
- a CDS encoding sugar phosphate isomerase/epimerase has product MSRPVTLFTGQWADLPFEEVCRLASGWGYDGLEIACWGDHLDVALGATDDAYVAGRLSILEKYGLKVFAISNHLTGQAVCDDPIDQRHQDILSPAIWGDGDPEGVRQRAADALKDTARTAARLGVDTVVGFTGSSIWKYVAMFPPVTAAMVDAGYQDFADRWNPILDVFDEVGVRFAHEVHPSEIAYDYWTTRRALDAIGNRPAFGLNWDPSHFVWQDLDPAGFILEFAGRIYHVDCKDVKLAVGNGRNGRLGSHLPWADLRRGWDFVSTGHGDVPWERCFRALNSIGYTGPISVEWEDAGMDRLVGAPSALEFVRRNLFDAPSAAFDAAFSSR; this is encoded by the coding sequence ATGAGCCGCCCGGTAACGCTGTTCACCGGCCAGTGGGCCGACCTGCCGTTCGAGGAGGTCTGCCGGCTGGCCTCCGGCTGGGGTTACGACGGATTGGAGATCGCCTGCTGGGGCGATCATCTCGACGTCGCCCTGGGCGCCACCGACGACGCGTACGTCGCAGGCCGTTTATCGATCTTGGAAAAATACGGCCTCAAGGTGTTCGCCATCTCGAACCATCTGACCGGTCAGGCCGTCTGCGACGATCCGATCGATCAGCGCCATCAGGACATCCTCTCCCCCGCGATCTGGGGCGACGGTGATCCGGAGGGCGTCCGGCAGCGTGCCGCCGACGCGTTGAAGGACACCGCGCGCACCGCCGCCCGGCTCGGCGTGGACACGGTCGTCGGCTTCACCGGCTCGTCCATCTGGAAATACGTGGCGATGTTCCCGCCGGTGACCGCCGCCATGGTCGACGCCGGTTACCAGGACTTCGCCGACCGGTGGAACCCGATCCTCGACGTGTTCGACGAGGTCGGCGTGCGCTTCGCGCACGAGGTGCATCCTTCGGAGATCGCGTACGACTACTGGACCACCCGCCGCGCGCTGGACGCCATCGGCAACCGTCCCGCCTTCGGCCTGAACTGGGACCCGTCCCACTTCGTCTGGCAGGACCTGGACCCGGCCGGCTTCATCCTGGAGTTCGCCGGCCGGATCTACCACGTCGACTGCAAGGACGTGAAGCTTGCCGTCGGCAACGGCCGCAACGGCCGGCTCGGCTCGCACCTCCCGTGGGCTGACCTGCGGCGCGGCTGGGACTTCGTCTCCACCGGCCACGGCGACGTCCCGTGGGAACGCTGCTTCCGCGCGCTCAACTCGATCGGTTACACCGGCCCGATCTCGGTCGAGTGGGAGGACGCCGGCATGGACCGTCTCGTCGGCGCCCCGTCGGCGCTGGAATTCGTTCGCAGGAACCTGTTCGACGCCCCGTCGGCCGCCTTCGACGCCGCCTTCAGCAGCCGCTGA
- the chvE gene encoding multiple monosaccharide ABC transporter substrate-binding protein translates to MRWIVAASMVLVTAAGCSSSADETAVVQPDRGTIGIAMPTTKSARWVGDGKSIEQQFQLLGYKTDLQYAEDDVDKQISQIKAMLSGGEKALVVGAIDGTALKDVLASAATAKVPVISYDRLIRDTPNITYYATFDNFKVGVLQATSIVKALKLNSTGGSDNVELFAGSADDNNATFFFNGAMSVLTPYLKSGRIKIASGETAFKTVATLRWDGAVAKKRMQRLLAGPLRGKTLNAVLSPYDGLSRGILEAIQEAGYKKMPVITGQDAELDSVKLIAAGTQTETVYKDTRELAKVAVQMTNSLLLGGVPEVNDEKQYDNGVKVVPTFLLQPVNVDRTNYKRVLIDGGYYTADQLAG, encoded by the coding sequence ATGCGCTGGATCGTCGCCGCGTCGATGGTGCTGGTCACGGCCGCCGGCTGCAGCAGCAGTGCCGACGAGACGGCCGTCGTGCAGCCGGATCGGGGCACCATCGGCATCGCCATGCCGACCACCAAGTCGGCCCGCTGGGTCGGCGACGGCAAGAGTATCGAGCAGCAGTTCCAGCTGCTCGGCTACAAGACCGACCTGCAGTACGCCGAGGACGACGTCGACAAGCAGATCAGCCAGATCAAAGCCATGCTCAGCGGCGGCGAGAAGGCCCTGGTGGTCGGCGCGATCGACGGGACCGCGCTCAAGGACGTGCTGGCCAGCGCCGCCACCGCCAAGGTTCCGGTGATCTCCTACGACCGGCTGATCCGGGACACCCCGAACATCACCTACTACGCCACCTTCGACAACTTCAAGGTCGGCGTGCTCCAGGCGACCTCGATCGTCAAGGCGCTCAAATTGAACAGCACCGGGGGCAGCGACAACGTCGAACTGTTCGCCGGCTCGGCCGACGACAACAACGCGACGTTCTTCTTCAACGGGGCGATGAGCGTGCTCACCCCGTACCTCAAATCGGGTCGAATCAAAATTGCCTCCGGCGAGACCGCTTTCAAGACAGTGGCGACGCTGCGCTGGGACGGCGCGGTCGCCAAGAAACGCATGCAGCGCCTGCTCGCCGGGCCGCTTCGCGGAAAAACACTGAATGCGGTGCTGTCACCGTACGACGGATTGAGCCGCGGCATCCTCGAAGCGATCCAGGAAGCCGGTTACAAGAAGATGCCCGTGATCACCGGCCAGGACGCCGAGCTGGACTCGGTGAAACTGATCGCCGCGGGCACCCAGACCGAGACCGTCTACAAGGACACCCGCGAGCTCGCCAAGGTGGCCGTGCAGATGACGAACTCCCTGCTGCTCGGCGGGGTGCCCGAGGTCAACGACGAGAAGCAGTACGACAACGGCGTCAAAGTGGTCCCGACGTTCCTGCTCCAGCCGGTGAACGTGGACCGCACCAACTACAAACGGGTGCTGATCGACGGCGGCTACTACACCGCCGACCAGCTGGCGGGATGA
- a CDS encoding cytochrome P450 gives MVLFDHAALGRLRQAGPVHRVESEAGIPFWMVTRWDEARQVLTEPSLSKRQPVDGLPPALRAAMSTQMLLQDPPVHTRLRKLVSAAFTARRIAELEPRIVLLTDRLLDGLTDGDLIDGLAFPLPFEVICELLGIPADERGPFRAWSNTIILGEFGTDAFTLAIESIVDYLRELLDRKRADRSDDLLGALVGAESADVLSSDELVSMAILLLVAGHETTVNLIGNAVYLLCRWPAQKQRLLDDPALVPVAVEETLRLAGPSATTTYRVTTSPLTVGGTTIPAGEQVLVSLLSANRDESRFTAPDDFDLNRHDGGHLAFGHGIHFCLGAPLARLEARVALTRLLARFPETHLAVPPEELRWRTGLLMHGLLELPVHLSATPGR, from the coding sequence ATGGTTCTGTTCGATCATGCGGCGCTCGGGCGCTTGCGGCAGGCCGGTCCGGTGCATCGGGTGGAGTCCGAGGCCGGGATTCCGTTCTGGATGGTGACCCGGTGGGACGAGGCTCGGCAGGTGCTCACCGAGCCGTCGCTGTCGAAACGACAACCGGTCGACGGGCTGCCACCGGCGTTGCGGGCCGCGATGTCGACCCAGATGCTGCTCCAGGATCCGCCCGTGCATACCCGGCTGCGCAAACTGGTGTCGGCGGCGTTCACCGCCCGGCGGATCGCCGAGTTGGAGCCGCGGATCGTTCTCCTGACCGACCGGCTGCTCGACGGGCTGACCGACGGCGACCTGATCGACGGGCTGGCGTTTCCGCTGCCGTTCGAGGTGATCTGCGAGCTGCTCGGGATCCCCGCGGACGAGCGGGGTCCGTTCCGGGCGTGGTCGAACACCATCATCCTGGGGGAGTTCGGGACCGACGCGTTCACCCTGGCGATCGAGTCGATCGTGGACTACCTGCGGGAGCTGCTCGACCGGAAGCGGGCCGACCGGTCCGACGACCTGCTCGGCGCGCTGGTCGGCGCCGAATCCGCGGACGTCCTCTCCTCGGACGAGCTGGTCTCGATGGCGATCCTGCTGCTGGTGGCCGGGCACGAGACGACGGTGAACCTGATCGGGAACGCGGTCTACCTGCTGTGCCGCTGGCCGGCCCAGAAGCAGCGCCTGCTCGACGACCCGGCGCTGGTGCCCGTCGCGGTCGAGGAGACCCTGCGCCTGGCCGGGCCGTCGGCGACCACGACCTACCGGGTCACGACGAGTCCGCTGACCGTCGGCGGCACCACGATCCCGGCCGGCGAGCAGGTCCTCGTCTCGCTGCTGTCGGCGAACCGCGACGAGTCCCGCTTCACCGCCCCGGACGACTTCGACCTGAACCGGCACGACGGCGGGCACCTGGCGTTCGGGCACGGCATCCACTTCTGCCTGGGCGCCCCACTGGCCCGGCTGGAGGCCCGGGTCGCGCTGACCCGGCTGCTGGCCCGCTTCCCGGAGACCCACCTCGCCGTGCCCCCGGAGGAGCTGCGCTGGCGGACCGGCCTGCTGATGCACGGCCTGCTGGAGCTGCCGGTCCACCTGTCCGCGACCCCGGGGCGCTGA
- a CDS encoding sugar ABC transporter ATP-binding protein: MSDDPGRSILRLTDVVKTFPGVRALDGVHLEVFEGEVHCLLGQNGAGKSTLIKVLAGVHHADSGEILWQDEPFAPASPQAAMRAGIATIYQELDLVDDLSVAENVFLGHEQSRFGFTRRRNAAADTRAILTKLGHPEIPPRRLIKDLPAAGKQIVSMARALSHDAKLIVMDEPSAVLAHDEVENLFRIIRDLTANGIAVVYISHRLAEIRDIGDRVTVLKDGRTTAAGLPASTPTRELVGKMTGRSFEYAFPPRVAREVAEPLLTVRGLSRAGEFAEVSLAVHPGEIVGIAGLVGSGRSELLETIFGARRADSGAVTLNGHRITSVGGAVRHGMGMAPEERKSQALLLDEPVFKNMTLSSFAGFARAGFTAARDERAAARRTAETLDLRPRDVERPVRTLSGGNQQKVVVGRWLLAGRTRLLLLDEPTRGVDVGARAELYQVVHDLAADGVGVLLVSSEVPEVLGLSDRVLVMREGRLIHEAPAGELDEDTVLDLVMAGSLMEGEAA; this comes from the coding sequence ATGAGCGACGACCCAGGTCGGTCGATCCTGCGACTGACAGATGTGGTGAAGACCTTCCCCGGGGTGCGCGCGCTCGACGGCGTACACCTGGAGGTCTTTGAAGGTGAAGTGCACTGCCTCCTGGGGCAGAACGGCGCCGGCAAATCCACCCTGATCAAGGTGCTGGCCGGGGTCCACCACGCCGACTCCGGCGAGATCCTCTGGCAGGACGAGCCGTTCGCCCCGGCCAGCCCGCAGGCCGCGATGCGCGCCGGGATCGCCACCATCTACCAGGAGCTGGACCTGGTCGACGACCTGTCGGTGGCGGAGAACGTCTTCCTCGGGCACGAGCAGAGCCGGTTCGGTTTCACCAGGCGCCGCAACGCCGCCGCCGACACCCGCGCGATCCTGACCAAACTCGGTCACCCGGAGATCCCGCCCCGGCGCCTGATCAAGGACCTCCCGGCCGCCGGCAAGCAGATCGTCAGCATGGCCCGCGCCCTGTCGCACGACGCGAAGCTGATCGTGATGGACGAGCCCAGCGCCGTCCTGGCCCACGACGAGGTCGAGAACCTGTTCCGGATCATCCGCGACCTGACCGCGAACGGCATCGCCGTCGTCTACATCTCCCACCGGCTGGCCGAGATCCGCGACATCGGCGACCGCGTCACGGTCCTCAAGGACGGCCGCACCACCGCCGCCGGCCTGCCGGCCAGCACTCCCACCCGGGAGCTGGTCGGAAAGATGACCGGAAGATCCTTCGAGTACGCGTTCCCGCCGCGCGTCGCCCGCGAGGTCGCCGAGCCGCTGCTCACCGTGCGGGGCCTGAGTCGTGCCGGCGAGTTCGCCGAGGTCAGCCTCGCCGTCCACCCGGGCGAGATCGTCGGCATCGCCGGCCTGGTCGGTTCGGGCCGTTCCGAGCTGCTGGAGACGATCTTCGGGGCGCGCCGGGCGGACAGCGGCGCCGTCACCCTCAACGGTCACCGGATCACCAGCGTCGGCGGCGCCGTCCGGCACGGCATGGGCATGGCGCCCGAGGAGCGCAAGAGCCAGGCCCTGCTGCTCGACGAGCCGGTCTTCAAGAACATGACGCTGTCGTCGTTCGCCGGGTTCGCCCGGGCCGGTTTCACCGCCGCCCGCGACGAGCGCGCCGCCGCCCGGCGCACCGCGGAGACCCTGGACCTGCGCCCGCGCGACGTCGAGCGCCCGGTCCGCACCCTGTCCGGCGGCAACCAGCAGAAGGTGGTGGTCGGCCGCTGGCTGCTCGCCGGCCGGACCCGGCTGCTGCTGCTCGACGAACCCACCCGCGGCGTCGACGTCGGTGCCCGCGCCGAGCTCTACCAGGTCGTCCACGACCTGGCCGCGGACGGCGTGGGCGTGCTGCTGGTCTCCAGCGAGGTGCCCGAGGTGCTCGGATTGTCCGACCGGGTGCTGGTGATGCGCGAGGGCCGGCTGATCCACGAGGCGCCGGCCGGCGAGTTGGACGAGGACACCGTGCTCGACCTCGTGATGGCGGGGTCGCTGATGGAAGGTGAGGCGGCGTGA